In the genome of Neofelis nebulosa isolate mNeoNeb1 chromosome 6, mNeoNeb1.pri, whole genome shotgun sequence, one region contains:
- the PRR3 gene encoding proline-rich protein 3 isoform X1 — protein MPKRKKQSQQQQPPLQQPPLPEREETGDEEDGSPIGPPSLLGPPPMANGKPGDPKSAPNWNPPTCPPSVEWINKLLCVHAMGYYTAMKMNELLLQATWMNLTNTMLSERSQTEKNADSLHRGPPGSRGPMIPPLLSLPPPPRGRGPIRGGVGPRCGPYGRGWWGANTEPPFPGPGHGGPSRGGFHKEQRNPRRLKSWSLIKNACPPKDGPQVMEDKSNRPVCRHFAKKGHCRYEDLCAFYHPGVNGPPL, from the exons ATGCCGAAACGAAAGAAGCAGagtcagcagcagcagccgccaCTGCAGCAGCCCCCGCTGCCAGAGCGGGAAGAGACTGGAGACGAGGAGGATGGGAGTCCCATAG GACCACCCAGCCTTCTGGGCCCTCCCCCCATGGCCAATGGAAAGCCTGGTGACCCCAAGTCAG ccccaaactggaatcCACCCACATGTCCACCatcagtagaatggataaataagttgttgtgtgtgcatgcaatGGGATACTACACTGCAATGAAAATGAACGAACTCCTGCTACAggcaacttggatgaatctcacaaacacgATGTTGAGCGAAAGGagccagacagaaaagaatgcagact ctcttcACAGAGGTCCTCCAGGCTCAAGGGGACCAATGATTCCACCACTGCTGagtctcccacctcctccccgggGCAGAGGCCCAATTCGGGGGGGCGTAGGCCCCAGATGTGGCCCATATGGTCGTGGTTGGTGGGGGGCCAATACTGAACCTCCTTTTCCTGGACCAGGCCATGGGGGTCCTTCCAGGGGAGGCTTTCACAAAGAGCAGAGAAATCCTCGAAGGCTCAAAAGTTGGTCTCTTATCAAAAATGCCTGCCCACCCAAGGATGGCCCCCAAGTTATGGAAG ACAAATCCAACCGCCCTGTCTGCCGACACTTTGCCAAAAAGGGCCACTGTCGATATGAGGACCTCTGTGCCTTCTACCACCCAGGCGTCAATGGACCGCCTCTGTGA
- the PRR3 gene encoding proline-rich protein 3 isoform X3 — protein sequence MPKRKKQSQQQQPPLQQPPLPEREETGDEEDGSPIALHRGPPGSRGPMIPPLLSLPPPPRGRGPIRGGVGPRCGPYGRGWWGANTEPPFPGPGHGGPSRGGFHKEQRNPRRLKSWSLIKNACPPKDGPQVMEDKSNRPVCRHFAKKGHCRYEDLCAFYHPGVNGPPL from the exons ATGCCGAAACGAAAGAAGCAGagtcagcagcagcagccgccaCTGCAGCAGCCCCCGCTGCCAGAGCGGGAAGAGACTGGAGACGAGGAGGATGGGAGTCCCATAG ctcttcACAGAGGTCCTCCAGGCTCAAGGGGACCAATGATTCCACCACTGCTGagtctcccacctcctccccgggGCAGAGGCCCAATTCGGGGGGGCGTAGGCCCCAGATGTGGCCCATATGGTCGTGGTTGGTGGGGGGCCAATACTGAACCTCCTTTTCCTGGACCAGGCCATGGGGGTCCTTCCAGGGGAGGCTTTCACAAAGAGCAGAGAAATCCTCGAAGGCTCAAAAGTTGGTCTCTTATCAAAAATGCCTGCCCACCCAAGGATGGCCCCCAAGTTATGGAAG ACAAATCCAACCGCCCTGTCTGCCGACACTTTGCCAAAAAGGGCCACTGTCGATATGAGGACCTCTGTGCCTTCTACCACCCAGGCGTCAATGGACCGCCTCTGTGA
- the PRR3 gene encoding proline-rich protein 3 isoform X2, with the protein MPKRKKQSQQQQPPLQQPPLPEREETGDEEDGSPIGPPSLLGPPPMANGKPGDPKSALHRGPPGSRGPMIPPLLSLPPPPRGRGPIRGGVGPRCGPYGRGWWGANTEPPFPGPGHGGPSRGGFHKEQRNPRRLKSWSLIKNACPPKDGPQVMEDKSNRPVCRHFAKKGHCRYEDLCAFYHPGVNGPPL; encoded by the exons ATGCCGAAACGAAAGAAGCAGagtcagcagcagcagccgccaCTGCAGCAGCCCCCGCTGCCAGAGCGGGAAGAGACTGGAGACGAGGAGGATGGGAGTCCCATAG GACCACCCAGCCTTCTGGGCCCTCCCCCCATGGCCAATGGAAAGCCTGGTGACCCCAAGTCAG ctcttcACAGAGGTCCTCCAGGCTCAAGGGGACCAATGATTCCACCACTGCTGagtctcccacctcctccccgggGCAGAGGCCCAATTCGGGGGGGCGTAGGCCCCAGATGTGGCCCATATGGTCGTGGTTGGTGGGGGGCCAATACTGAACCTCCTTTTCCTGGACCAGGCCATGGGGGTCCTTCCAGGGGAGGCTTTCACAAAGAGCAGAGAAATCCTCGAAGGCTCAAAAGTTGGTCTCTTATCAAAAATGCCTGCCCACCCAAGGATGGCCCCCAAGTTATGGAAG ACAAATCCAACCGCCCTGTCTGCCGACACTTTGCCAAAAAGGGCCACTGTCGATATGAGGACCTCTGTGCCTTCTACCACCCAGGCGTCAATGGACCGCCTCTGTGA